A single genomic interval of Solimonas sp. K1W22B-7 harbors:
- a CDS encoding thiamine pyrophosphate-dependent enzyme, with the protein METTDGRAAEGGRRQPLRFHVPEPKCRPGSAPDLADIRLPQARLPRPPVDTSSDQLHEYAYGLVRVLGDDHRASGDWDPGLTPDFLRKGLRSMLLTRLYDQRMLRAQRTGKTSFYMQCTGEEAIAVAQAMALEPDDMCFPSYRQQGLLIARGWSLVDMMCQVLNNSGDRMKGRQLPVMYSAKEASFFTISGNLGTQFIQAVGWAMASAYKGDTRLAAAWVGDGTTAEADFHYALTFAAVYRVPVLLNVVNNQWAISSFQGIAGGEVTTFAARAIGYGLPGLRVDGNDFLAVCAATRWAIARARAGFGATVLEFYTYRAAAHSSSDDPSGYRPEGEAALWPLGDPIERLKQHLVAAGEWSEEQHAALTAELTETIKAAGKEAESFGTLGGKASSPRTMFDDVFKELPQHLRRQRQQLGY; encoded by the coding sequence ATGGAAACGACCGATGGCAGGGCTGCAGAGGGTGGCCGGCGGCAGCCGCTGCGGTTTCACGTGCCGGAGCCGAAGTGCCGCCCCGGCAGTGCGCCGGACCTGGCCGACATCCGCCTGCCGCAGGCGCGGCTGCCGCGGCCGCCGGTCGATACGTCCTCGGACCAGCTGCACGAATACGCCTATGGCCTGGTCCGCGTGCTGGGCGACGACCATCGCGCCTCCGGCGACTGGGACCCGGGCCTGACGCCGGACTTCCTGCGCAAGGGCCTGCGCTCGATGCTGCTGACGCGCCTTTACGACCAGCGCATGCTGCGCGCGCAGCGCACCGGCAAGACCTCGTTCTACATGCAGTGCACCGGCGAGGAGGCCATTGCCGTTGCGCAGGCCATGGCGCTGGAGCCCGACGACATGTGCTTTCCCAGCTACCGCCAGCAGGGCCTGCTGATCGCGCGCGGCTGGTCCCTGGTCGACATGATGTGCCAGGTGCTCAACAACAGCGGCGACCGCATGAAGGGCCGCCAGCTGCCGGTGATGTACTCGGCCAAGGAAGCGAGCTTCTTCACCATCTCGGGCAATCTCGGCACGCAGTTCATCCAGGCCGTGGGCTGGGCGATGGCCTCCGCGTACAAGGGCGACACGCGCCTGGCGGCCGCATGGGTCGGTGACGGCACCACGGCGGAAGCGGACTTCCACTACGCACTGACCTTCGCCGCGGTGTATCGCGTGCCGGTGCTGCTCAACGTGGTCAACAACCAGTGGGCGATCTCGTCCTTCCAGGGCATCGCCGGTGGTGAGGTCACCACCTTCGCCGCGCGCGCGATCGGCTACGGACTGCCGGGCCTGCGCGTCGACGGCAACGACTTCCTCGCGGTCTGCGCCGCCACGCGCTGGGCCATCGCCCGCGCGCGCGCCGGTTTCGGCGCCACGGTCCTGGAGTTCTACACCTACCGCGCCGCCGCGCATTCCAGCAGCGACGATCCCTCCGGCTATCGCCCCGAGGGCGAGGCGGCGCTGTGGCCGCTGGGCGACCCCATCGAACGGCTCAAGCAGCATCTCGTCGCCGCCGGCGAGTGGTCCGAAGAGCAGCATGCGGCCCTCACGGCGGAGCTGACCGAAACGATCAAGGCCGCCGGCAAGGAGGCCGAGAGCTTCGGCACGCTCGGCGGCAAGGCCTCGAGCCCGCGCACGATGTTCGACGACGTCTTCAAGGAACTGCCGCAGCACCTGCGCCGGCAGCGCCAGCAGCTGGGGTACTGA
- a CDS encoding cytochrome P450, which produces MNSADMANRVKKPAHVPDALVYAFDYNTDPEYCRDPHARAADLARNAPPIFWTPYNGGHWMVQAHAAVHEALRDYETFSSEHFSPEAFNSMMAELPEEERIPAPVPICIDPPQHAKLRMPLFSTFSPKAALAREKEIRELAERLIDGIAKQGRCEFQHDVSDIYPVEIFLGMFGLPVEKEREYRELAKKHLSVITPDLSENMLMMQAIAAVMRETIVERRANPKQDIISMLWALEIEGEPMTLDLMLSYCVILFIAGLDTVVNALGFGVRHLATDPELQRVLRANPALIPEASEEILRRYAFVAPIRLVKKEREFHGAELKEGERVMMFIPSASVDERVYRDATTYDMNREKHPQMAFGAGPHYCLGVHLARLELRVMYETILKKLPEFRLDPEHPPTFHGSIIAGPSSIHLRWDV; this is translated from the coding sequence ATGAACAGTGCGGACATGGCCAACCGGGTGAAGAAGCCCGCCCACGTGCCGGATGCCTTGGTGTATGCCTTCGACTACAACACCGACCCCGAGTACTGCCGCGACCCGCACGCCCGCGCCGCGGACCTGGCCCGAAATGCCCCGCCGATCTTCTGGACGCCCTACAACGGCGGGCACTGGATGGTCCAGGCCCACGCGGCGGTCCACGAAGCGCTGCGCGACTACGAAACCTTTTCCAGCGAGCACTTCTCGCCGGAGGCCTTCAATTCGATGATGGCGGAACTGCCCGAGGAGGAGCGCATCCCGGCGCCGGTTCCCATCTGCATCGATCCGCCGCAGCACGCCAAGCTGCGCATGCCGCTGTTCTCCACCTTTTCCCCGAAAGCGGCGCTGGCGAGGGAAAAGGAGATCCGCGAACTCGCCGAACGTCTCATCGACGGGATCGCCAAGCAGGGCCGTTGCGAGTTTCAGCACGACGTCTCCGACATCTACCCGGTGGAGATCTTCCTGGGCATGTTCGGCTTGCCGGTGGAGAAGGAACGCGAGTACCGGGAACTGGCCAAGAAACACCTCTCGGTGATCACGCCGGACCTGTCCGAGAACATGCTCATGATGCAAGCCATTGCCGCGGTCATGCGCGAGACCATCGTCGAACGCCGTGCCAACCCGAAGCAGGACATCATCAGCATGCTGTGGGCGCTGGAGATCGAGGGCGAGCCGATGACCCTGGACCTCATGCTGAGCTACTGCGTGATCCTGTTCATCGCCGGCCTGGATACCGTCGTCAACGCCCTGGGCTTCGGCGTGCGCCACCTGGCGACCGACCCCGAGCTGCAGCGCGTGCTGCGCGCGAATCCGGCGCTGATTCCCGAGGCCTCGGAAGAAATCCTGCGGCGCTACGCCTTCGTGGCACCGATCCGCCTGGTGAAGAAGGAGCGCGAGTTCCACGGCGCGGAGCTGAAGGAAGGCGAGCGGGTGATGATGTTCATCCCCAGTGCCAGCGTCGATGAGCGCGTCTACCGCGATGCCACGACCTACGACATGAACCGCGAGAAGCACCCGCAGATGGCCTTCGGGGCGGGACCGCACTACTGCCTGGGGGTGCACCTCGCCCGCCTGGAACTGAGGGTCATGTACGAAACCATCCTGAAGAAGCTGCCGGAGTTCCGGCTCGATCCGGAGCATCCGCCAACCTTCCACGGCAGCATCATCGCCGGGCCGTCCAGCATTCATCTGCGCTGGGACGTGTAG
- a CDS encoding 2Fe-2S iron-sulfur cluster-binding protein: MPKILFIEHNGKQHVVDAESGKSVMQTAVDNLLPGIIGDCGGACSCATCHGYVDPAWQDRVDPKGENEEMMLDGAMNVEPTSRLTCQISMKAELDGLVVRLPASQF, encoded by the coding sequence ATGCCTAAGATCCTTTTCATCGAGCACAACGGCAAGCAGCATGTCGTCGATGCCGAAAGCGGCAAGAGCGTGATGCAGACCGCGGTCGACAACCTGCTGCCCGGCATCATCGGCGACTGCGGCGGTGCCTGCTCCTGCGCCACCTGCCACGGTTACGTGGACCCCGCCTGGCAGGACAGGGTGGACCCGAAGGGCGAGAACGAGGAGATGATGCTGGACGGCGCCATGAACGTGGAGCCGACCAGCCGCCTGACCTGCCAGATCTCCATGAAAGCGGAACTGGACGGGCTGGTGGTGCGCCTGCCGGCATCGCAGTTCTGA
- a CDS encoding cytochrome P450, with translation MSAANAISWDPYRPDLTPNPYPTYKRLREEMPLYYNEEHDFYAISRYADIEECLRDRDLFSSAHGDILEFIKARSVMPDSVFIHQDPPKHTAYRSLMQRIITPKRMFAVEQDIRALCARSLDPLVGSDRFDFIANLGAEMPMRAVSMLLGIPEKDQAAIRQSVDDRMRTEAGKPIDLAAQQAIQQEALAGFEEYISWREKNPSDDMMTELLRTDFKDPEGVTRKLTRDEISNIVNVVAGAGNETTNRLIGWMGKTLSEHPDQRRDIVKNPALIPAAIEELLRFEPPGPFLAREVMRDMELYGRKIPKGAAMMLLVAAGNRDESRFVNGDSFNIHREQRPHMTFGQGIHVCIGAPLARLEGRVAMEEVLKRFPDWEVDYDNAVLSSTSSVRGWDSLPVWVGSKPRNVTVSAPKPAAPAAAAAPAAEVTLEGTWNVVVKGPTGPQPAVLVLERSGDKISGAQTGQGSTSPIADFKRDGSKIYWANHITKPMKMKVEFTGELNGNVISGKAKAGFMGSYPFTATKA, from the coding sequence ATGAGCGCAGCCAATGCCATTTCCTGGGATCCCTATCGCCCGGACCTGACCCCGAACCCCTATCCGACCTACAAGCGGCTGCGCGAGGAAATGCCGCTGTACTACAACGAGGAGCACGACTTCTACGCGATCAGCCGCTATGCGGACATCGAGGAGTGCCTGCGCGATCGCGACCTGTTCAGCTCGGCGCATGGCGACATTCTGGAATTCATCAAGGCCCGCTCGGTGATGCCGGATTCCGTGTTCATCCACCAGGACCCGCCCAAGCACACCGCCTACCGCTCGCTGATGCAGCGCATCATCACGCCCAAGCGCATGTTCGCGGTGGAGCAGGACATCCGTGCGCTCTGCGCGCGCAGCCTCGATCCGCTGGTCGGCAGCGACCGCTTCGACTTCATCGCCAACCTCGGCGCGGAAATGCCGATGCGCGCGGTCAGCATGCTGCTGGGCATTCCCGAGAAGGACCAGGCCGCGATCCGCCAGTCGGTGGACGACCGAATGCGCACCGAGGCCGGCAAGCCGATCGACCTCGCCGCCCAGCAGGCCATCCAGCAGGAGGCCCTGGCCGGCTTCGAGGAATACATCAGCTGGCGCGAGAAGAACCCGTCGGACGACATGATGACGGAGCTGCTGCGCACCGACTTCAAGGATCCCGAGGGTGTCACGCGCAAGCTGACGCGCGACGAGATCTCCAACATCGTCAACGTGGTGGCCGGCGCGGGCAACGAGACCACCAACCGCCTGATCGGCTGGATGGGCAAGACCCTGTCGGAGCACCCGGACCAGCGCCGCGACATCGTGAAGAATCCCGCACTGATCCCTGCCGCCATCGAGGAGCTGCTGCGCTTCGAGCCGCCGGGCCCCTTCCTGGCGCGCGAGGTGATGCGCGACATGGAGCTCTACGGCCGCAAGATTCCGAAGGGCGCCGCGATGATGCTGCTGGTGGCCGCAGGCAATCGCGACGAGTCGCGCTTCGTCAACGGCGACAGCTTCAACATCCACCGCGAGCAGCGCCCGCACATGACCTTCGGCCAGGGCATCCACGTCTGCATCGGCGCGCCGCTGGCGCGCCTGGAAGGCCGCGTGGCGATGGAAGAAGTGCTCAAGCGCTTCCCGGACTGGGAAGTGGACTACGACAACGCCGTGCTGTCGTCGACCTCCTCGGTGCGCGGCTGGGATTCGCTGCCGGTGTGGGTGGGTTCCAAGCCCAGGAACGTCACCGTCAGCGCGCCCAAGCCCGCCGCCCCTGCGGCGGCGGCGGCCCCGGCCGCCGAAGTGACGCTGGAAGGCACCTGGAACGTCGTGGTGAAGGGCCCCACCGGCCCGCAGCCGGCGGTGCTGGTGCTGGAGCGCAGCGGCGACAAGATCAGCGGCGCGCAGACCGGCCAGGGCTCCACCTCGCCGATCGCCGACTTCAAGCGCGACGGCAGCAAGATCTACTGGGCCAACCACATCACCAAGCCGATGAAGATGAAGGTGGAGTTCACCGGCGAACTCAACGGCAACGTGATCAGCGGCAAGGCCAAGGCCGGCTTCATGGGCTCCTACCCCTTCACCGCCACCAAGGCCTGA
- a CDS encoding dihydrolipoamide acetyltransferase family protein, with amino-acid sequence MAQYAFKLPDIGEGIAEAEIACWRVAVGDRVEEDQPLADMLTEKAAVEIPSPVSGRVIQLNGQAGDKVAIGSVLVLLEVEGESSGELPPAGVAKPAAPPPPAPVAAAPPPKPVTGQVPAAPAAPVVPRAAGEKPVASPAVRRRAQELGILLSYVQGSGKAGRITQEDLERFAAGGAVGSAPLSTARGPRDAVHEIRIIGLRRKIAEAMQRSKQRIPHFAYVEEVDVTALEEARAQLNANRRKDQPKLTLLPFLVEALAKALPDFPAMNARYDDEAGIVRRYEALHVGIATQTPNGLVVPVLRHAEARDLWDTAAEISRLAEAARSGKGTREELSGSTITISSLGPIGGIVTTPVINAPEVAIIGVNKIVEKPVVRGGQIVVRQCMNLSSSFDHRVIDGWDAARFIQRLRALLESPVTLLVR; translated from the coding sequence ATGGCCCAATATGCATTCAAGCTTCCGGACATCGGCGAAGGCATCGCCGAGGCCGAGATCGCCTGCTGGCGCGTGGCCGTCGGCGATCGCGTGGAAGAAGACCAGCCGCTCGCCGACATGCTCACCGAAAAGGCGGCCGTGGAGATTCCCTCGCCGGTCTCCGGCCGCGTGATCCAGCTCAACGGGCAGGCCGGCGACAAGGTCGCGATCGGTTCGGTGCTGGTGCTGCTCGAAGTGGAAGGCGAGAGCAGCGGTGAACTGCCGCCCGCCGGGGTGGCGAAGCCCGCCGCCCCGCCGCCGCCCGCGCCGGTCGCAGCCGCGCCACCGCCGAAGCCGGTGACCGGTCAGGTCCCTGCCGCGCCCGCGGCGCCCGTGGTGCCGCGTGCCGCCGGCGAGAAGCCGGTGGCTTCGCCCGCCGTGCGCCGCCGCGCGCAGGAGCTGGGCATCCTGCTCAGCTACGTGCAGGGCAGCGGCAAGGCCGGGCGCATCACCCAGGAAGATCTCGAGCGCTTCGCCGCCGGCGGCGCCGTGGGCAGCGCGCCGCTGTCGACGGCACGCGGACCGCGCGACGCCGTGCACGAGATCAGGATCATCGGCCTGCGCCGCAAGATCGCCGAGGCGATGCAGCGCTCCAAGCAGCGCATTCCGCACTTCGCCTATGTCGAAGAAGTCGATGTCACCGCGCTGGAGGAAGCGCGCGCGCAGCTCAACGCCAACCGCCGCAAGGACCAGCCCAAGCTGACGCTGCTGCCGTTCCTGGTCGAGGCCCTGGCCAAGGCACTGCCGGACTTTCCGGCGATGAACGCCCGCTACGACGACGAAGCTGGCATCGTGCGCCGCTACGAGGCCCTGCACGTCGGCATCGCCACGCAGACGCCCAACGGCCTGGTCGTGCCGGTGCTGCGGCATGCCGAGGCCCGCGATCTCTGGGACACGGCCGCGGAAATCTCCCGGCTGGCCGAGGCCGCGCGTTCCGGCAAGGGCACGCGCGAGGAGCTGTCGGGCTCCACCATCACGATCTCCAGCCTCGGGCCGATCGGCGGCATCGTCACCACGCCGGTGATCAACGCCCCGGAGGTCGCGATCATCGGCGTCAACAAGATCGTCGAGAAGCCGGTGGTGCGCGGCGGCCAGATCGTCGTGCGCCAGTGCATGAACCTGTCGTCGTCCTTCGATCACCGCGTGATCGACGGCTGGGACGCAGCCCGGTTCATCCAGCGGCTGCGCGCCCTGCTGGAAAGCCCCGTCACCCTGCTGGTGCGGTAG
- a CDS encoding alpha-ketoacid dehydrogenase subunit beta, producing MPSMTMIQALNSAMDVMLERDPDVLVFGEDVGYFGGVFRCTAGLQKKYGHTRVFDTPIAEGGIVGAAVGMGAYGLRPVVEIQFADYIYPAMDQLTSEAARLRYRSGGEFTAPITVRTPCGGGIYGGQTHSQSPEAIFTHVCGLKTVMPSNPYDAKGLLIAAIEDDDPVIFFEPKRLYNGPFDGHHDRPVKPWAGHPMGEVPEGYYRIPLGQAAVLRPGAALTLLCYGTMVHVALAAVAESGIDAEVIDLRTLVPLDLDTIEASVRKTGRCVIVHEATRTGGFGAELSAQVQETCFSHLEAPIERITGWDTPYPLAHEWHYFPGPARVGEALKRVMEF from the coding sequence ATGCCTTCGATGACGATGATCCAGGCCCTCAATTCGGCCATGGACGTGATGCTGGAGCGCGACCCCGACGTGCTGGTCTTCGGCGAGGACGTCGGCTATTTCGGCGGCGTGTTCCGCTGCACCGCCGGCCTGCAGAAGAAGTACGGCCACACCCGCGTGTTCGACACGCCGATCGCCGAGGGCGGCATCGTCGGCGCCGCCGTGGGCATGGGCGCCTATGGCCTGCGCCCGGTGGTGGAGATCCAGTTCGCCGACTACATCTACCCGGCGATGGACCAGCTGACCTCCGAGGCGGCGCGCCTGCGCTACCGCTCCGGCGGCGAGTTCACCGCGCCGATCACGGTGCGCACGCCCTGCGGCGGCGGCATCTACGGCGGGCAGACCCACAGCCAGAGCCCGGAGGCGATCTTCACCCACGTCTGCGGCCTGAAGACGGTGATGCCCTCCAACCCCTACGACGCCAAGGGCCTGCTGATCGCCGCCATCGAGGACGACGATCCGGTGATCTTCTTCGAGCCCAAGCGCCTCTACAACGGGCCCTTCGACGGTCACCACGACCGCCCGGTGAAGCCCTGGGCGGGCCATCCGATGGGCGAGGTGCCCGAGGGCTACTACCGCATTCCGCTGGGCCAGGCCGCCGTGCTGCGCCCCGGCGCGGCGCTGACCCTGCTGTGCTACGGCACCATGGTGCACGTCGCCCTGGCGGCCGTGGCGGAGTCGGGCATCGACGCCGAGGTGATCGACCTGCGCACGCTGGTGCCGCTGGATCTCGACACCATCGAAGCCTCGGTGCGCAAGACCGGCCGCTGCGTGATCGTGCACGAGGCGACCCGCACGGGCGGCTTCGGCGCCGAACTGTCGGCACAGGTGCAGGAAACCTGCTTCTCGCACCTGGAGGCGCCGATCGAACGCATCACCGGCTGGGACACGCCGTACCCACTGGCGCACGAGTGGCACTACTTCCCCGGGCCGGCGCGCGTCGGCGAGGCCCTCAAGCGCGTCATGGAGTTCTGA
- a CDS encoding TetR/AcrR family transcriptional regulator, whose amino-acid sequence MREKTKSAAPRKTRIRNPVQTRARLLQATVELLALKGPDGLSIKEAAQLAKVSRGVAYQHFQHREHLLSEAKGWITQQLIESMQGNGMALAAADDVMLHVARLILQNRDAATLLISDAIAGRELSSDHPINRLIRQSLERLKSTGEARADLDIEVLSYIFLGMTSTLVMLSRLPDSDPEDLAQRFTRELSGFMRQGIFSPPASGLRGR is encoded by the coding sequence ATGAGGGAAAAAACCAAATCCGCCGCACCGCGCAAGACCCGCATCCGCAACCCGGTCCAGACCCGGGCACGCCTGCTGCAGGCCACGGTGGAGCTGCTGGCGCTCAAGGGCCCCGACGGGCTGTCGATCAAGGAAGCGGCGCAGCTGGCCAAGGTCAGCCGCGGCGTGGCCTACCAGCATTTCCAGCACCGCGAGCACCTGCTCAGCGAGGCCAAGGGCTGGATCACCCAGCAATTGATCGAGTCGATGCAGGGCAACGGCATGGCCCTGGCCGCGGCCGACGACGTGATGCTGCACGTGGCGCGCCTGATCCTGCAGAACCGCGACGCCGCCACGCTGCTGATCTCCGACGCCATCGCGGGGCGGGAGCTGTCGTCGGACCACCCGATCAACCGCCTGATCCGGCAGTCGCTGGAACGGCTGAAGAGCACCGGCGAAGCCCGCGCGGATCTCGACATCGAGGTGCTGTCTTACATCTTCCTGGGCATGACCTCGACCCTGGTGATGCTCAGCCGGCTGCCGGACAGCGACCCCGAAGACCTGGCCCAGCGCTTCACCCGCGAGCTTTCGGGCTTCATGCGCCAGGGCATCTTCTCGCCGCCCGCGAGCGGACTGCGGGGGCGCTAG
- a CDS encoding TetR/AcrR family transcriptional regulator, translating to MNTQIVVEPSSTKAERTRAAILATAEDLFSRQGYAATRLEDVAEALGLTRAALFYYYGDKQKLYDAMLAEAFSGLACHLEEVLAAETGSVVERIELAVEAWIDAIIARPTLARLILRFVADGAEQPSQAIFSDNNRLPMQFWALFEQGRRSGELKPVNDDPFHTASAVIGTTVFYVGALSGLVPHGQFQPLDPKQVADHKREALFATRHLLGIGKGGRRKAVKKQ from the coding sequence GTGAACACCCAGATCGTCGTCGAACCCAGCAGCACCAAGGCCGAGCGCACGCGGGCGGCCATCCTGGCGACGGCCGAAGACCTGTTCTCGCGGCAGGGTTATGCGGCCACGCGGCTTGAAGACGTCGCCGAGGCGCTGGGGCTGACCCGCGCCGCGCTGTTCTACTACTACGGCGACAAGCAGAAGCTCTACGACGCCATGCTTGCCGAGGCCTTCAGCGGCCTCGCCTGCCACCTGGAAGAAGTGCTCGCCGCCGAGACCGGCTCGGTCGTGGAACGCATCGAACTGGCCGTGGAGGCCTGGATCGACGCGATCATTGCCCGCCCTACCCTGGCGCGCCTGATCCTGCGCTTCGTCGCCGACGGCGCGGAGCAGCCCTCGCAGGCCATCTTCTCCGACAACAACCGGCTGCCCATGCAGTTCTGGGCCTTGTTCGAGCAGGGGCGCAGGAGCGGCGAGCTCAAGCCGGTCAACGACGATCCCTTCCACACCGCGAGCGCGGTGATCGGCACCACCGTCTTCTACGTCGGCGCGCTCTCCGGCCTGGTGCCCCATGGGCAGTTCCAGCCCCTGGACCCCAAGCAGGTCGCGGACCACAAGCGGGAAGCACTGTTTGCCACGCGCCACCTGCTCGGCATCGGCAAGGGCGGGCGCAGGAAAGCGGTGAAGAAGCAGTAA
- a CDS encoding Lrp/AsnC family transcriptional regulator: MTHALDELDIRILNQLQDDATLPVAEVAERVASSKSVVWRRVQGFVDSGVIERRVAVLNPKKVGFSVMVFAMVKMSRHSSNALPKFIEAVKAIPQVLECHTTLGQVDFVLKIATTSIEEYRELVWTRLSQLEVQEISSLISFEQTVNTTRLPLHATAG; encoded by the coding sequence ATGACCCATGCCCTGGACGAGCTCGATATCCGCATCCTGAACCAGCTGCAGGACGACGCGACCCTGCCGGTGGCCGAGGTGGCCGAGCGCGTCGCCTCATCCAAATCGGTGGTCTGGCGCCGCGTGCAGGGCTTCGTCGACAGCGGCGTCATCGAACGCCGCGTGGCGGTGCTGAACCCGAAGAAGGTGGGCTTCAGCGTCATGGTGTTCGCCATGGTGAAGATGTCGCGGCACAGCAGCAACGCGCTGCCCAAGTTCATCGAGGCGGTGAAGGCCATCCCGCAGGTCCTGGAATGCCATACCACGCTGGGCCAGGTGGACTTCGTGCTGAAGATCGCCACCACCAGCATCGAGGAGTATCGCGAACTGGTGTGGACCCGCCTGTCGCAGCTGGAGGTCCAGGAGATCAGCTCGCTGATCTCCTTCGAGCAGACCGTGAACACCACGAGGCTGCCGCTACACGCGACGGCCGGCTGA
- the lpdA gene encoding dihydrolipoyl dehydrogenase, translating into MSETIKTKVLVIGGGPGGYVAAIRAGQLGLDTVLVEADRLGGTCLIRGCIPSKALIHVAGKFEEMTRCASDDSLGIRLPAAPVLDMAEAQRWKSGVVDKLNAGVGALLRKAKVRTLNGWATFSDAKTCSVRTEKGDVTVSAEHVILANGSVPVALPDLPFGGRVLSSADALSLQELPKRLVVVGAGYIGMELGIAFARMGSHVTFVEAGPRILPLYDAQLTRPVEQWLKKHGIAVHVNARAQGLAQGPDGPVLAVANGSGPLALPCDRVLVTVGRAPNTAGWGLENMAVDMNGRWIKVDSQCRSSMRNVWAIGDLVGEPMLAHKASAQGEMVAEIIAGHRRSFDPVAIAAVCFTEPEIVGAGLSPDEAKAAGIETKVATFPFAANGRSLTMEAGADGGFVRVTARADNHLVLGLHAVGAHASELSGEFALALEMGARLEDLAGTIHVHPTMSETLPEAALAALGHAIHL; encoded by the coding sequence ATGAGCGAAACCATCAAGACCAAGGTCCTCGTGATCGGCGGCGGCCCCGGCGGCTACGTCGCGGCGATCCGCGCCGGCCAGCTGGGGCTCGACACCGTGCTGGTGGAAGCCGACCGCCTCGGCGGCACCTGCCTGATCCGCGGCTGCATTCCCTCCAAGGCGCTGATCCACGTCGCCGGCAAGTTCGAGGAGATGACGCGCTGCGCCAGCGACGACAGCCTCGGCATCCGCCTGCCCGCCGCGCCGGTGCTGGACATGGCCGAGGCCCAGCGCTGGAAGAGCGGGGTGGTCGACAAGCTCAACGCGGGCGTCGGTGCGCTGCTGCGCAAGGCCAAGGTGCGCACGCTCAATGGCTGGGCGACGTTCTCCGACGCCAAGACCTGCAGCGTCCGCACCGAGAAGGGAGACGTGACGGTCAGCGCCGAGCACGTGATTCTTGCCAACGGCTCCGTGCCGGTGGCGCTGCCCGACCTGCCCTTCGGTGGCCGGGTGCTGTCCTCGGCCGATGCGCTGTCCCTGCAGGAACTGCCGAAGCGGCTGGTGGTCGTGGGTGCGGGCTACATCGGCATGGAACTGGGCATCGCCTTCGCGCGCATGGGTTCCCATGTGACTTTCGTCGAGGCCGGCCCGCGCATCCTGCCGCTCTACGATGCGCAGCTGACACGGCCGGTCGAGCAGTGGCTGAAGAAGCACGGCATCGCCGTCCACGTGAACGCCAGGGCCCAGGGCCTGGCGCAAGGTCCCGATGGCCCGGTGCTCGCGGTGGCCAACGGCAGCGGACCGCTGGCGCTGCCCTGCGACCGCGTGCTGGTCACCGTGGGCCGCGCGCCGAACACCGCCGGCTGGGGCCTGGAGAACATGGCGGTGGACATGAATGGCCGCTGGATCAAGGTCGACAGCCAGTGCCGCAGCTCGATGCGCAACGTCTGGGCCATCGGCGACCTGGTCGGCGAACCCATGCTCGCGCACAAGGCCTCGGCGCAGGGCGAGATGGTGGCCGAGATCATCGCCGGCCATCGCCGCAGCTTCGATCCGGTCGCGATCGCCGCGGTGTGCTTCACCGAGCCCGAGATCGTCGGTGCCGGCCTGTCGCCGGACGAGGCCAAGGCCGCGGGCATCGAAACCAAGGTTGCCACGTTCCCGTTCGCCGCCAACGGCCGCTCGCTGACGATGGAGGCCGGTGCGGACGGCGGCTTCGTGCGCGTCACCGCGCGTGCCGACAATCACCTCGTGCTCGGCCTGCATGCCGTGGGTGCGCATGCCTCGGAGCTGTCCGGCGAGTTCGCGCTGGCACTGGAGATGGGCGCGCGCCTGGAAGACCTCGCCGGCACGATCCACGTGCATCCGACGATGTCGGAAACGCTGCCGGAGGCCGCGCTCGCGGCACTGGGTCATGCCATCCATCTCTGA
- a CDS encoding YtfJ family protein has product MKKMLKPVLLLLASLFVSSALAGRLGAPLPALKIDNKGEIVLQGDGQAGYRAWDSTRLDTRGRVSIVHYLAARREAEKETRLFLERLKKAGLPRDLYLLTSIVNVDDVTFGMSSMAVSEMEKTKRQDPATALVIDYAGQGQKTWGVPARHSALFVLGADGKVIFAKEGGLNPEEVEQAMAAITREVSKRAKP; this is encoded by the coding sequence ATGAAAAAGATGCTCAAGCCGGTGCTCCTGCTGCTGGCCTCCCTGTTCGTCTCCTCCGCCCTGGCGGGCCGCCTGGGCGCGCCCTTGCCGGCGCTGAAGATCGACAACAAGGGCGAGATCGTCCTCCAGGGCGACGGGCAGGCCGGCTACCGGGCCTGGGACAGCACGCGGCTGGACACCCGGGGCCGGGTTTCCATCGTCCACTACCTGGCCGCGCGCCGCGAGGCGGAGAAGGAAACCCGGCTGTTTCTCGAGCGGCTGAAGAAGGCCGGCCTGCCCAGGGACCTGTATCTGCTCACCAGCATCGTCAATGTCGACGACGTCACCTTCGGCATGTCCAGCATGGCGGTTTCGGAGATGGAAAAGACCAAGCGCCAGGACCCCGCGACCGCACTGGTGATCGACTACGCGGGGCAGGGACAGAAGACCTGGGGAGTGCCGGCCAGGCACTCGGCGCTGTTCGTGCTGGGGGCCGATGGCAAGGTGATCTTCGCCAAGGAAGGCGGGCTCAACCCGGAGGAGGTCGAGCAGGCCATGGCGGCCATCACCCGGGAAGTATCGAAGCGGGCGAAGCCCTAG